A single window of Streptomyces griseoviridis DNA harbors:
- a CDS encoding ATP-binding cassette domain-containing protein, whose translation MSGLVTPPVTRPGPAPGSGPGDLMIEAAGVTKSFGSVHALDSVSVAAPRGTVLGLLGHNGAGKTTLVNILTTALPLTSGRARVAGFDVSHKPVEIRRRIGLTGQFASVDGQLSGRDNIVLIARLLGAGRRAAAARAAELLELFGLTDVGDRRASGYSGGLRRRLDLAVSLVGAPEVLFLDEPTTGLDPTSRLNLWEIVEGLVRQGTTVLLTTQYLEEADRLADTITVLSAGRVVAAGTAAELKATIGRRTVTLTLDTGEDRATAGAALRGAGFAAVVGEDEARTVVVPIDATREIADVIRTLDQAGVEAGELTFGEPSLDDVYLALADRSAVRTPA comes from the coding sequence ATGAGCGGGCTCGTCACGCCCCCTGTCACCCGGCCGGGACCGGCGCCGGGCTCCGGTCCCGGCGACCTGATGATCGAGGCGGCCGGCGTCACCAAGTCGTTCGGCTCGGTCCACGCCCTGGACTCGGTGAGCGTCGCCGCCCCGCGCGGCACGGTCCTCGGGCTCCTCGGCCACAACGGCGCCGGGAAGACCACTCTGGTCAACATCCTCACCACGGCGCTGCCGCTCACCTCGGGGCGGGCCAGGGTCGCGGGCTTCGACGTCTCGCACAAGCCCGTCGAGATCCGCCGCCGGATCGGCCTCACCGGCCAGTTCGCGTCGGTCGACGGCCAGCTCAGCGGACGCGACAACATCGTCCTCATCGCCCGGCTGCTCGGCGCCGGACGCCGGGCCGCCGCGGCGCGCGCCGCCGAACTCCTCGAACTCTTCGGCCTGACCGATGTCGGCGACCGCCGGGCGAGCGGCTACTCCGGCGGTCTGCGCCGCCGCCTCGACCTCGCGGTGTCGCTGGTCGGCGCCCCCGAGGTGCTGTTCCTCGACGAGCCGACCACCGGACTCGACCCGACCAGCAGGCTCAACCTGTGGGAGATCGTCGAGGGCCTGGTCCGCCAGGGCACCACCGTGCTCCTGACGACGCAGTACCTGGAGGAGGCCGACCGGCTCGCGGACACCATCACGGTGCTGTCGGCGGGGCGGGTGGTGGCCGCGGGGACCGCCGCCGAGCTGAAGGCGACCATCGGCCGCCGCACGGTCACCCTGACCCTCGACACCGGCGAGGACCGCGCCACGGCGGGCGCGGCCCTGCGCGGCGCTGGCTTCGCCGCGGTGGTCGGCGAGGACGAGGCGCGGACCGTCGTCGTCCCGATCGACGCCACCCGGGAGATCGCGGACGTCATCAGGACCCTGGACCAGGCGGGCGTCGAGGCCGGCGAGCTGACCTTCGGCGAACCCAGCCTCGACGACGTGTACCTGGCGCTCGCCGACCGGTCCGCGGTCCGGACCCCGGCGTG